The DNA region ACCGCGTGGCTGTGATATGCCATGGACGGCAACAATACTTCGGCTCCCCTTGCCGACTACTTCTGGATTGCAGGCATAGAAGACGTTAAATACGACGATGAACCAGCCTCCCAGTTGGACGTCGAGGACACCAtcgtcgaggacgaggatggagaggcgGAGACCGACCGGTCGGTAGCGACGCCGTCGCGCGCCACGGCTCGTCACTCGCGCCAGAACTCGGCTAACCGTTTGTCCGTCATGTCTAAGCTCTCCCTATCCGGTAGCGAAGAACCATCTCAGGATGacgtcgaggagaaggacatTACCAAAAGTAACCGTAGCAGCGCAACCATCCGGCCGAACCCCCCGCCCAGCCTCAACACCGGCCTTGccaacggcaccaacggCACTAACGGCACCAACGGTTTTGATCTGGGAAGCTTGGGTGGAGGACAAGGTATTGGATTCGATGGATTCCCCGccgactttgactttgacaaggCCCTCCTCAAGTTTGCCGCCGAACGCGAGaacttcctcgacgacctgACCTTCAGCGCAGGCGCAAGGGTCCAGTCGAGACCGCCCATGGTAAACCCCAGGACCGAGAGACTCAAGGCAGAGGACGCCGAGAGCGGGAGAAAGAGCCCTCTGAAGAGCATCCGCGGCAGCATTCGCCGCAAGATGAGTTTTAGGGATATGAGCAGCGTGAGAAAGCAGCCAATGACTCCTCGAGCGGGTACGTGTAGCAGATCGGCATCGACAGACTCTCTCGCTGCCTTGGAATCCCTGCCATCTGCGGTTCGTGTGCTGACTGTAGGATCTCTAGCCTCTATCCGGACGGCGAAGCGCCTGAGCAACTACAACTCCGtcatcccacccccagaACCGCTGAACCTCGATCCAGACATGCACCCGCTTAAGAGGCGGTTTGAGCCAGTTCTGCTTGATCGATACCCCCCGCGAGACGCCTCGGCCGACGACCTGGCCAGGAGAGGAAAGTTCCCCGACTACGTGCCCATGTTTGCCTTTCCCAACGACATCCAGATTGTCTCCTCGGACGACCGGCCTCGCTCGACCTGGCACGGATTCACCATGACGTCGGACGACAACTCCAAGATTTACGGCATTACCATCATTGTCTGGGTGGCACTGCACGCAGAGGTGGCGGACGAGGTCGAGAAGAGGTGCGAGCGGTGGCGACAAAGACACATGAGCAACGAGGAAAGGGAGCTCGCTGCTAGTCTTGGCGGCCGTCTAGCCGCAGAGCGGGCCTATCTGTCACAGCTGCTCGCGAAGCTGGGTACCGTCCCCTCGGGATCGGCCGCCCGCGAGTCTCTGGACGAGCAAATTAGCGCGGTGGAGGAAAAGATCGCGCTCATGACGGAGATGCTGAGGCCGTTGAGGCATGGCGCGGCGTCCAAGATTGACGGTCTGACCGCCGGCGAGACGGGCCTCTGGGCTCCTAGGGCGTTTGGCATTTTGGGTAGAGATCCAGCCAAGATGCAGTTTTGGAAAGAATGGTTGCGAGCTGTCACGGTACCCATGACAGACGGCGCCGTTCTCCGGATCCCGCCGAGCTCGCCCAAGGTCGGACGCTGGCAGCCTTTGGAGCGCTATGTCGTGAACCTCTGCACCGAAGCTTTTAGCCCCCTCAGTTCTCTGACCCAGGTGGAGTTGGGCGTGCGAGAGCTGCGGCTGTATGCCCGCAAGGAGGCTGCCAATGAGCTTCCTGGATCGCGCAGCATTGATATCTACGCCCTGTTCAGATGCCTGTCTCTGGAAAACATCGTCCTGCTCTTCGAGTATGCCATGTCGGAAGGAcgcatcatcttcctctcatCACACACTGGCATGCTGCACCTTGCCTGCCATGCGCTGGCCAATT from Podospora pseudocomata strain CBS 415.72m chromosome 3, whole genome shotgun sequence includes:
- a CDS encoding hypothetical protein (COG:U; EggNog:ENOG503NXDK), with translation MDGNNTSAPLADYFWIAGIEDVKYDDEPASQLDVEDTIVEDEDGEAETDRSVATPSRATARHSRQNSANRLSVMSKLSLSGSEEPSQDDVEEKDITKSNRSSATIRPNPPPSLNTGLANGTNGTNGTNGFDLGSLGGGQGIGFDGFPADFDFDKALLKFAAERENFLDDLTFSAGARVQSRPPMVNPRTERLKAEDAESGRKSPLKSIRGSIRRKMSFRDMSSVRKQPMTPRAASIRTAKRLSNYNSVIPPPEPLNLDPDMHPLKRRFEPVLLDRYPPRDASADDLARRGKFPDYVPMFAFPNDIQIVSSDDRPRSTWHGFTMTSDDNSKIYGITIIVWVALHAEVADEVEKRCERWRQRHMSNEERELAASLGGRLAAERAYLSQLLAKLGTVPSGSAARESLDEQISAVEEKIALMTEMLRPLRHGAASKIDGLTAGETGLWAPRAFGILGRDPAKMQFWKEWLRAVTVPMTDGAVLRIPPSSPKVGRWQPLERYVVNLCTEAFSPLSSLTQVELGVRELRLYARKEAANELPGSRSIDIYALFRCLSLENIVLLFEYAMSEGRIIFLSSHTGMLHLACHALANLLYPLKWASIFIPVLPARLISALEAPCPYIVGIERRYEKIELPDDDYVLVDLDKDSIDATHQAASLPRQHRRKLLSLLQIAAPHRLRYGVTPGPPPYAIEAFPYDAYSAENETLFNPLPMKSSLGKWVSQNSSTFAEPDPPECIRTPLFNAFAQAKIDPSRMERPPTSKSSKGSPPSSVSPVSMNFPPMPITPISRSDSGFAATLREKRSGHFDERSRRSSSFGVDKQPPHPSMAHRPSLPFLNGHTQNMSISAISIDSQSSFGGYAPSTYAQSTIAASTIMPNMMVQPVQNTENTVWVEGHCFNWEPTETGSTCTVCDERSEGDGLYKCNGCDCLSHNRCLGFVSLVCPEAFHPDRVRAAFVRCLASLLYTYRKHLGRPTREQKGHGQLYAFDMDGFVRSLPYDQQEYATMMRDTQAFNEFIHERERQPQSDPAIRLFDEVILAKKARGKPTFSAGLSRLSTLRASHGLTPSYMGGGHNRQGAKVPSYLGDTSDHIWRTASVPVPSAKFSGDYRSVVTRVPVRLDPGLMKEPRAIQGVPSAGDGGEEEGAEEAGC